The sequence GTTTATCCTGGGATTGGAGTTTGCATGCGTATCGTAGTTTGTGATGATGAGCCACTAGCACGTGAGCGTTTGGTTAGAATTGTACAGGAGTCAGGTCATCAAGTCGTTGCTCAAGCAACCACGGGTGCAGAAGCTATTATCGCTGTCAAAACTCAGCAGCCAGACATCATATTATTAGATATTCGTATGCCTGAGATGGATGGGGTGCGCTGTGCGCAAGAGCTTGCCAAACTTGAGCATCCGCCAGCCATTATATTTGTCACCGCTTATGATCATTATGCCATTGCCGCGCTAAAAGCCAATGCGATTGGTTATTTATTAAAGCCTGCCAATAAAGACGAGTTACTAGAAGCACTAGATAAAGCGAAAAATTTGAACGCGGCGCAGTTAAATGAGATTCGTAAACTCGAAGACCCAACAGCGCGTCCAGTACGTGAGCATATCGCTGCTCGTACTCACCGAGGCGTTGAGCTCATCAAGCTCAAAGATATCTATTATTTTACCGCCGATCAAAAGTACGTCAAAGTCCGTCACAAAGATGGCATTGTCCTGATTGATGAGACGCTAAAAGAGCTTGAGCAAGAATTTGAGGATCGGCTGTTTCGGGTGCACCGTAATGCCATTATCAACCTTAGCTTTTTGGACTTTTTAGAAACGTTGGATGCAGGACAATATCAAATACGCTTTAAAGGCATTGATGAGACACTCGCGGTTAGCCGCCGTCACTTACCTGCATTACGTGACAAGATTCAAAGCATGTAAGCTGCGGTTTGCATAGTGAAATAACAGCAAAATAACCGTGAAATAATCATCCCATATCATCAAACCCTTATTTATGCTTAAATAGGGGTATTTTTTTGCGTCAGCATTGACTATATATGGTTTATATTGCCCATTTTTTGTGGAAAATTTGCAGTATTGTTTAATACTGACCTGCATAGTAATGACGTGAACAGTATCGAATTTATTGAGGCCCTTTATGAGCAATCCGCAGCAAACTGCTTTGACTACCTTGAATATCGCCACGCGTCAGAGCCCTTTAGCACTATGGCAAGCTGAGCATATCCGTGCTCGTCTACTAGATTTGTATCCTGAATTGACGATTAACTTGCTAAAAATTGTCACTAAGGGTGACAAGATTTTGGACACACCTTTGGCTAAAATAGGTGGTAAAGGTTTGTTTGTCAAAGAGCTTGAGCAAGCACTATATGACAAACAAGCGGACATCGCGGTACATTCATTAAAAGACGTACCGATGCAGCTTCCTGAAGGCTTGATGCTGGGCGTCTATTGCAAACGCGCCTCACCGACTGATGCTTTTGTGTCCAATACTTATAATAGTATTGATGAGTTGCCGCAAGGGGCAGTCGTTGGCACGTCAAGTTTGCGTCGTCAGTGTCAGCTGAAAGCCTATCGCCCAGACCTACAAATCAAAACCTTACGCGGTAACGTTGGTACACGTTTGGGCAAGCTAGATGCTGGCGAGTATGATGCGATTATTTTAGCAACCAGTGGTTTGCAGCGTATCGAGCTGGATGAGCGCATACGTGGCGAGCTTGATATCAATGCCTGCCTGCCTGCGGTTGGTCAAGGCGCCTTAGCGATTGAATGCCGTGAAGGTGATGATGAAGTGTTAAAATTACTGGCACCACTGAATGATGATAAAGCTCGTATCCGTCTCATTGCTGAGCGCGCGCTGAACCGTCACTTAGAGGGTGGCTGCCAAGTGCCGATCGCCGCTTATGCCGTGTTACAAATGGCGGATGAAACGAGCAGCAACAATGATGATAACGGTGACAATGGCAATAACGACAACGGCAATGTGTTATGGCTACGTGGCCGCGTCGGTCAAGCGGATGG is a genomic window of Psychrobacter cibarius containing:
- a CDS encoding LytTR family DNA-binding domain-containing protein — protein: MRIVVCDDEPLARERLVRIVQESGHQVVAQATTGAEAIIAVKTQQPDIILLDIRMPEMDGVRCAQELAKLEHPPAIIFVTAYDHYAIAALKANAIGYLLKPANKDELLEALDKAKNLNAAQLNEIRKLEDPTARPVREHIAARTHRGVELIKLKDIYYFTADQKYVKVRHKDGIVLIDETLKELEQEFEDRLFRVHRNAIINLSFLDFLETLDAGQYQIRFKGIDETLAVSRRHLPALRDKIQSM
- the hemC gene encoding hydroxymethylbilane synthase, which translates into the protein MSNPQQTALTTLNIATRQSPLALWQAEHIRARLLDLYPELTINLLKIVTKGDKILDTPLAKIGGKGLFVKELEQALYDKQADIAVHSLKDVPMQLPEGLMLGVYCKRASPTDAFVSNTYNSIDELPQGAVVGTSSLRRQCQLKAYRPDLQIKTLRGNVGTRLGKLDAGEYDAIILATSGLQRIELDERIRGELDINACLPAVGQGALAIECREGDDEVLKLLAPLNDDKARIRLIAERALNRHLEGGCQVPIAAYAVLQMADETSSNNDDNGDNGNNDNGNVLWLRGRVGQADGSELLKAEKRVTLIGTQAEQEVQANQLGIDVANILLADGAGDILSAIYHPE